A stretch of DNA from Deltaproteobacteria bacterium:
GATGTGATTTCCAAGCAGGCCAAGCAGCGTCAAGAATCCATCGAGCAGTTTCGCGCCGCGGGTCGCGTCGATTTGGCTGAAATCGAGGAGCGCGAACTTTCCATTTTGCAAGCCTATCTGCCGGCAGCGCTCTCTGCCGACGAGATTGTCGCCGCTATCGACACGGCTATCCAAACCCTTGGCGCCTCCGGAATGAAGGACATGGGCAAGGTCATGAATGCCATCCTTGGCGCTCACGCCGGTCGTGTCGACGGAAAGGAACTGAGCGCCCTCGTCCGCGCCAAGCTTTCATCCTAATATGGACCCACGTACCCTGCAGCTGCTGGAATTTCCAAAAATTCTGCGGCATCTTTCGTCGTTCGCCGCCAGCGCGGCTGGCCAGCGGGCGTGCCTCGCCATCGTTCCCGAAACCGATTTGTCCCGCATTGCCGAGCGCTCCGCCCTGGTGCGCGAGGTCATGCGGTTTTGCGCCGTCCAGGATGTGCGCCTGGGATCGTTCCCGGATATCGACGGGCTTTTCGAGTTTTTGAAGAATCCATTGGCGTGCCTGGATCAGGACGGGCTGATTGGCTTGTGGGAAATG
This window harbors:
- a CDS encoding GatB/YqeY domain-containing protein; the protein is MSLNQRIEKDYVAAFKAKKTDEVAVLRMLKAAVKNKQVELLRELADNEILDVISKQAKQRQESIEQFRAAGRVDLAEIEERELSILQAYLPAALSADEIVAAIDTAIQTLGASGMKDMGKVMNAILGAHAGRVDGKELSALVRAKLSS